AATGCAGCGCGAACTTCCTTATCAAGCACGGCCTGCGGCAGATTGGAGCGGATCACAAATTCATCCACCAAAGCGAAGGTGCTCAGAAAACCAGCGTCTTGGTGAAGTTGACGGTAATCGAGATAGACGATGGGTTGAAGCTTTGCAGCCAGGTTGCCGCCCTGCATTTCATTCTGCACCTCGCCTACTATCGTGAACCCTCCGTGAGACTTACCGGCCGCATCCTTGGGCGCATCGAAGACCATGCCGACGGGATCTTTGCCGTGCAGATAATTATGTACAAAGGTCTCATTGACGAGAGCGACCTTGTCGGGGCTGGAATCGTCGCTGGGGGTGAACCCGCGCCCTCTCAGAACGGCGATACGGCTGGTGGGAAGAAAGCCGGAACTCGTCAGGACATACAGCGCGTTATTGTCTGCTGTTGACGGGAAACCGGCGATTGGAGTGGGTGAGGTCATCCACATGCTGTAGCTGGAAAACGGGACGGAGCTTTCGAGCGCCGCAGACTGCACCCCAGGGAGAGCACTGAGCCGTGCTAACACCTGAGTATCCTTCTCAGCTAGATTTGCCGGTGGGATATGTGAACTTTGCGGCATCAGTACGAGAGCGGTGACGTGATGTGGATCAAACCCCAGCTTGACCCCCTGCAATGCCTGAAATGTACGCACAAAGAGTCCTGTAACCACCAACAGCACACAGGTGAGCGCGACCTGCAGCAAAACGAGTAAGTGTGCTGCGCTGATACGTACTGTGACGCGAGGAGTGACAGAGCCGATCACGGCGTGCCGCCTCACCCGAACGAGGGGAATCAGCGAAGCCAGGATGCCAACGGCGATGGCTAGCAGCGCGAGGATCAAGAACACATCTGGATGCATCGCAACCTGATCGAAGTGAGCGTACCGCTTCTGGTAAGCCGTCCGAATCATTCCCGTGGCACCCCAGGCAAGGGCACCACCCAGAAGCGCCCCAAACAAAGAGAGTACAAGGCTCTCCACAACCAGTTGCTGGAAAAGCCGGCCGAGGCTTGCGCCAAGAGCCGAGCGCATGTGCATCTCTACCATTCGGCGCATCGCGTGCGCCATTTGCAGGTTGGCCGCATTGGCGCACGCGATCAACAGCAGAATGCCGACTCCGACCAGAAGAACAAGCAACGGCTTTTGCAGGTTCCCGGTCACGAATTGACCATAGGGCACGATGGTGAGCGTGCCTGAATTGATGTCGTTATCTGCAGGTACGCGCTTGAGGATACTGTTCGCCTCAGCCAGCGCCTGAGCACGTGAGACGCCAGGCTTCAACCGCGCCATCCCAGAGGCGGTAAAACTAAGGATGCCACTGCTCTTCTGATTCAGATTAATCAGGCTGTACACAGCGGGGGCGCTGATGCCCTGCGGAAAATCGAAGCCAGGTGGAAGGACGCCAATGATGGTCTGCAGTTTATTCGACATTCGGATAGAAGTGCCGACTACATGAGGCTTGCCGTGCAGTCGCTCGCGCCAGAAGGAGTTAGTGACTACGACGAAGGGCCGTTGCACGTCAGAGCCACGGAGCAGACGGCCGCGAAGCGCATGCACGCCAAGCATGTCAAAGAAGCCGGGTGTGACGGCAACCGTCATGGATGGGCGCATCATTTCATCAGGGCCACTCACTGGATGGAGCTCCGTGTAGTAGCCAGCAACCGACTGGAATAGATGAGCCTTTTTCTCCAGAGCCTCGATCTGCGGGTAGCTGAGGGTAAACCTGACTCCGTGCTGGTGATTTACTCCAGACATCACCACCAGTTGCTCTGGATGCGGGAAACCCACGGGTTGCAGCAGCACAGAATCGACAACTGCGAGGATGGTTGCGGTGGCTCCGAGTCCGAGGGCGAGCGTGAGGACGACTGTGAGCGTGTAGCCGGGAGATTTTTTGAGCGTGCGCAGGGCGTAGCGCAGGTCTTGCAATAGGTATTCGAGCCAGAGTAAGCCCCATGCTTCGCTGGAGCGATCAAGGACGAGCGGCACATTGCCGAATTTCTTCTGCGCCGCGATGCGAGCCTCTTCCGGCGGCATGCCGGCCTCGATGTTCTCTTCGATCTCGAGCGCAATGTGCTCGGCGATCTCGTCGTGCAGGCTGGTTCTGCGCCGGTTCCAGAAGAACATCGCGAGGCTCCTGAAGAGTTATTTGCCGGGTTCCGGCAAGGGTTTGAGAATGCGCGCCATCGCCTCAGAGAAGCGCTGCCACTTTGAGGTTTCCGCATGCAGCGCGCGTCGGCCCTGCGGGGTGAGGCGGTAGAAGCGGGCCTTGCGATTGTTCTCTGAGACTCCGTCTTCGGCGGCAATCAGCTTGAGCTTGAGCAGGCGCTGCAGCGCGGGGTAGAGCGAGCCGTGACCGACGCGCAGCACTTCTTCTGACTGCCGCTCAATGGAGCGCGCGATGGCGTGGCCATGCGCCCGGCCGAAGGCGAGCGTCTGCAGGATGAGCAGATCGAGCGTGCCCTGCAGGAGTTCGAGCGAAGGATCTTTATCTCTGGTCGTCATTCGACCTAAAGGTAGGCGCTCTCAGGTCGAATGTCAAGGGGAGAATTCCTATGACGGCGACAGGGTTTGGCTGAGAGGGACGAGGGAGATGGGGAAGGTTTCTAGCTTCGGCGCGCGACGATCTGCCGGGCGGCGTTGTGGACGACTCCTGCCTCGATGCGGCCTTCGGCGATGGCGGTCAGTTCCTGCTCCAACGATGCCAACTCGACCGGATCGAAATTCTGGATGGCGAAGCTGTTCTTTCCCCACGTTCGCAGGTTGGGAGCGTGCAACGACGCCATGCGGCAGGCTGGTTTCTCAAGAACGCGGCACTCGCTGTGAAGTATCTGCCAAGGAGTATCCGCCAGCGCGGCTTCGAGCATTGTGCCGACATTCAACTCCTGGCCGAAATGGCGTTG
The DNA window shown above is from Acidobacterium capsulatum ATCC 51196 and carries:
- a CDS encoding ADOP family duplicated permease; protein product: MFFWNRRRTSLHDEIAEHIALEIEENIEAGMPPEEARIAAQKKFGNVPLVLDRSSEAWGLLWLEYLLQDLRYALRTLKKSPGYTLTVVLTLALGLGATATILAVVDSVLLQPVGFPHPEQLVVMSGVNHQHGVRFTLSYPQIEALEKKAHLFQSVAGYYTELHPVSGPDEMMRPSMTVAVTPGFFDMLGVHALRGRLLRGSDVQRPFVVVTNSFWRERLHGKPHVVGTSIRMSNKLQTIIGVLPPGFDFPQGISAPAVYSLINLNQKSSGILSFTASGMARLKPGVSRAQALAEANSILKRVPADNDINSGTLTIVPYGQFVTGNLQKPLLVLLVGVGILLLIACANAANLQMAHAMRRMVEMHMRSALGASLGRLFQQLVVESLVLSLFGALLGGALAWGATGMIRTAYQKRYAHFDQVAMHPDVFLILALLAIAVGILASLIPLVRVRRHAVIGSVTPRVTVRISAAHLLVLLQVALTCVLLVVTGLFVRTFQALQGVKLGFDPHHVTALVLMPQSSHIPPANLAEKDTQVLARLSALPGVQSAALESSVPFSSYSMWMTSPTPIAGFPSTADNNALYVLTSSGFLPTSRIAVLRGRGFTPSDDSSPDKVALVNETFVHNYLHGKDPVGMVFDAPKDAAGKSHGGFTIVGEVQNEMQGGNLAAKLQPIVYLDYRQLHQDAGFLSTFALVDEFVIRSNLPQAVLDKEVRAALKQAAPDEVEMELHPMEQDIAASLGQQRLALRLVSSFGVIALLLSAIGIYGMLAYAVTARRREIGIRMALGSSRARVSRMILAQASRMVLFGIVPGAAGAWIAGHAIRSFLYGVKPLDPLTYAAVAIVLLAIALLAAAIPTHRAARVEPMEVLRVE
- a CDS encoding PadR family transcriptional regulator, with the translated sequence MTTRDKDPSLELLQGTLDLLILQTLAFGRAHGHAIARSIERQSEEVLRVGHGSLYPALQRLLKLKLIAAEDGVSENNRKARFYRLTPQGRRALHAETSKWQRFSEAMARILKPLPEPGK